CGGCACAGTCCAGGGGAGTATGGCCATGACGCGGAAGAACCGTCTCATCCGGATCGCACTGTTCAACGCCAAGGCCACTGCCAATCCGAAAACGAGGTGGAGGGCTACGGTACCCCCTACGAAGTAGAACGTCTTCAGAATAGAGTTCCAGAAAATGGCGTCGCGGAAGAGCCGCTGGTAATAGGCCAGGGTGAACCCGCTTGTACCCTTTGACCAAATCGGTCCGAAGCTGTTGAGGACAGCCATCACCGTGGGGAAACCGAGCACACCGATGAGGAGGATGAAACAGGGCAAGATGAACCAATATCCTTGGCGTTGGCTCTTGCCAGATTTGGTCGTGCCTTCGGAGGAACGAACTTGTCTCACGGAATCCTCCCGAAAGAAGAGGGGCTGACCCCGCTCCTTCCCCTAGGGTCAGCCCCTGTCCTTGACATCAGAACGAGGGACAGCTTTCGCCGGTGGTTCGGTAGACGTCGAGGATCGCGTTGATCTGCCGATAGGCTTCGGCCAGAGCCTGGTCGGGGTTCACGCCGATGAAACCCTTCTGAACCGCGATGTTCACCGCCTCGATGACCTGGGGCCACTCCGGGATGAGAGGCACGAGCTTGGCCCGGGCAAGTTCAGCGGCGTTGATGCGAGCGCTGGGGCTAGCGAGGATCGGCGCGTAGACCTCGGTCACATCGCGGCGTGAGGAGAGCACGTTGGCATCCCGGAACCACTTCTCCTCCATGGCCTTGCTGGTGATGAACTTCACAAGCCTCCACGCAGCCTCGGGGTTCTTGGTGTTCCGGTTGATCGCCCAACAGCTGAGCCAGGCCGTGGTGCGGAGCTTAGGGTCTGTCCCAGCTTTCACCGGCACCGGGGCAAATCCGATGATCTCGTCCCAGTTGACGCCGGGTTTGATACTCGCGATGATGGGCGGCCCCCATCCCGAGGTGAGGATCATCGCTACCTTCTCCGCGGCGAATTGCTCCCGGACCTTACCGGGGGTCATGTCGGTCACGCCTGGCGGGATGACCCCGTGCACAGTATAGAGCTCCACCCAGAACTTAAAGGCCTCCTTGGCCTCGGGGCTGTTGAGGACACAGCATTTGTAGTCAGGGGTAAGGTAATCCGCACCGAAGCTGAGGAGGAGGGGGGTAAACCGGAGCTGAAAGCCAGGATCCACCTTGCCCACCGTGCCGAAGCCCCAGGTGTCAATGCGACCATCCCCATCCCGGTCCCGGGTCAAGGCCTTGGCATAGGAGAGAAACTCGTCCCACGTCCTGGGCGGCCGCGCTGGATCGAGCCCCGCCTCGGCGAAGAGCCTCTTATTGTACATGAGGAACATGGACATGAAGTCCCCGGGCATCGCGTAGTAGCGTCCGTTGTATTGCACAGCCTCCAAGGCCGCCGGGTACCAGGGATCAACGAAACCCGGCCCCTCTGCCTCGATGAGCGGGGTGAGGTCATAGAGATAGCCTCGGGAGGCAAAGAGCCCGAACGAGACCTCAATCGGCCCAAGGTG
This portion of the Candidatus Acetothermia bacterium genome encodes:
- a CDS encoding sugar ABC transporter substrate-binding protein, which codes for MKRKLLAVLLVLVALSGVGTLGWAKIKIVFSDWHLVEPHWEKALKEAVAQFMAENPDIEVELEYVSYGEKETKYITAIEAGVGPDVMHLGPIEVSFGLFASRGYLYDLTPLIEAEGPGFVDPWYPAALEAVQYNGRYYAMPGDFMSMFLMYNKRLFAEAGLDPARPPRTWDEFLSYAKALTRDRDGDGRIDTWGFGTVGKVDPGFQLRFTPLLLSFGADYLTPDYKCCVLNSPEAKEAFKFWVELYTVHGVIPPGVTDMTPGKVREQFAAEKVAMILTSGWGPPIIASIKPGVNWDEIIGFAPVPVKAGTDPKLRTTAWLSCWAINRNTKNPEAAWRLVKFITSKAMEEKWFRDANVLSSRRDVTEVYAPILASPSARINAAELARAKLVPLIPEWPQVIEAVNIAVQKGFIGVNPDQALAEAYRQINAILDVYRTTGESCPSF